AAGCTTAGAGATTTTAGACCAGCTTCTATTGCCTTTACAAACAAGATATGTCAAAGTAAAAGGTGTTGAAGATGGCTGGAAAGTTATCAATAAAATGCAggtacaacattttattatattctaactGACTGCTCTAAGAAGTAACTTGTTGCTTATTGCTACAGATTAATTTCGATGGCTGTCGCTCATAACAGAAAAGTAAAATTACCACATGTTTCCTGAATTAGAataattgttaaagtttttgtatttatgtgtCCAtcacacttttatttattttctaggtCAGAGGAGCCCCCGCCATAGCTATAGTCGGATGCTTATCACTTGCGGTCGAACTAGAGAGGGATAACAATTCAGACAAAAAAATTATGAGGCAAGAGGTCAGTGTACTTAACCCCTTAACAGATAAAAAGTTTAGTATTCTGTGTAGATAAACTCTAATCTGACACTATGTTGATAGCTAATTTTTACAACATTCGAGAATTATGTCATCTATAGAACCATGAAACTTGAGGCTATAATTTTTCATAGGTCATGGTGtatttgattacattttaattaacaataatcaaAAGTGATAAGAGACCTATTGTTAGTATTGcttcaatacaataaatactgaattttaATACTGCTTCTTGTCAAAATATTGTTGAAGATTTGCCCTCTATGCATGCTCTGTCAAAATGTACCAGGCAGTATTGATAAGTCATCTTTGCATATGACTATGGAGGCTATATACTTGATAAGACAGACAGATGGTGAATAAACAGTTTGTTGACACAGTAAACTTGTAGTTGTGAGGTCATGATGATGTATAACAATAACtgtgtaaaatatgtatgtaataggtatccacattttaatattactggCAATACAGGAGGGACCCCATTTTTCTGTTTATTGCTTAGAATATAAAGGGATGACAAATTTCTTCATTCATTTTTGGCGgtgtttttaaatgataaatctaAATCAGAGCTTTATACTAACTCATAGAACTTTAGTAATATGCTGTAATTGGGTTatgttgtaataatatatacattCCAGAAATTTTGCTAAACTTACACTTGCCAAACATATTTATAgcaatctaattaattaaataattctaattacaCAAGTAAATAGAAAGGAAAACATTAAATGAGAACCTAGATTTGTAATTGGCATATTTCCATTGATTTCAGATTGAGGGTAAACTGAATTATCTGGTTTCTGCTCGACCAACAGCTGTGAACATAAAGCTGGCAGCAGATGAATTGATAAATTTAGCAAATACTCTAAGTGCTGACGAAAGTGTCACTCCTGAGGATTTTAAAGAAAGGTCAGTCCCGCTATTTTTCGCTTCAACAGtataaacgaaatatattctttcttactttttagttgcttttttcattatgtttatgcaatgtagtattttaaaaactacttaaagcaattaattacaGCTTTAAGTTTATGATTACATGTGTTTCTATTTTATCtctcaatattaatttgatcTAGCCATCATAAGCTGACCTACTAatgacaaaacatattttttcttgatGAATACGAAAAGgaggtaaaatattttcaaataatttcacCAGGTTTATAAGCAGAATAGAAGGAATGCTGATAAAAGACATAGAGGACAACAAAGCTATAGGCAGGTATGGCTGTGAGGCTATACTAAAGACATTGGAAGGTGATGGTCCAGTCAGGATCCTGACACACTGCAACACTGGCTCCTTGGCAACTGCCGGCTATGGCACTGCTCTTGGTGTTATTAGGTCTCTGCAGGAAACCAAGCGACTTGGTGAGTTGTTATGGTTATAGTCTACATCTTGTGCCCTTATAGTCTAAGCTAAATTCATATTCATTCTAATGAAATCAGAGCGCATTCCTTCTTTCTTTAATACAAGCTAGATGAACtggatttaattcaatttccatatttaaaaacttgttcatataaaattttctttcggTAAGATTTCTCATGGTAGGTGCTTCTTGACTAATAGTACATTAGCTGAGATAATTCATTGTATGTTCTAGACAGaagaaagtatgtttatcatcTCTCGTGGACGAGCTGAAGATGGTTGTCATAGGGAGAAATTAgcggaaaaaaatactttgcattttaaacaccattaaaatttaaaaccttcACATCTCCACGTAATCAAAATCGCGGGCAAAGGCTAAGTAAAATAAACCTTGATAAGGTATATTATCCTTACTTATGAATTTCAGATCACGTATACTGCACGGAAACGAGACCTTACAATCAGGGGGCGCGGCTGACGGCTTACGAACTGGTTCACGAGAAGATCCCATCCACGTTAATTGTGGACAGTGTCGTGTCAGCCCTTATGAATACTCGGAGGATAAGCGCAGTTGTTGTCGGTGCTGATAGGGTTAGTTCTAATTCTGGAGTAGTCTCTGTTCTGTTTGTATGTTAGGATTTCAAATAAGCAGATACCTGAAATAATTCATATGGTTAAGATAATATTACTGagagtttttaagtaaatattagtcCAAAAAGTGCAAgcaaaacatataaaattagGCATTACGTCAGATTTAAAGCAAAAACTTCATTTCTCAGgcaataaaataccaaatttgCAGAACAACTTGTTCATATACCTATATGTTAAATTGCCAATATTCACATCCTTTTAAGGTCGCGGCGAACGGTGACACAGCTAATAAAATAGGAACGTATCAAATAGCGATTACGGCGAAACACCATGGAGTGCCTTTCTATGTGGCGGCCCCACTGACTTCCATAGACATGGCGCTTACGTCTGGAGACAAGATAAAGATTGAAGAGAGGCCAGATAGGGAAATGACTCATGTTGGCGAACACAGGATTGCAGCGCCTGGTAAGATCAAATTAAAGCTGATTTAGACAATACAAGAAATATAGTGATATTTTgcgatgtaaaatattatatagcaTAGGCAAGCTGTGctcttattttactttttataaggGCCAGGGCTTCGCAACTCACTCGAATGTTGTTCACTCACCTCCATCGACCCCATGAGTGCCTGAACACACAGTCTTGTGTAATTTTGTGTTTCCAAAATTTACATGTCtgtcatatattatatttttctgtccATGTTTCATTTGAGGTCGACTCAAACTCATTCTTGTAAACTCCTATTTTTTCTTAATCCATCCCTCTCTCTTTTCTTCTCTCTTTTAAATGGGGTCATCCTTGGTGGCGTGTAAACCACCAACGAAAGCACTCTCGAGGAGGGCGGCCGATGGCGGCCGACCTAGTCTTACAAAAACTACCAAAATCCTTTTGAAAAATGTTCAATTATGTTACGAAGTATTTCAAACCTGATAAAACGTATGACTATAACGTAGGAAATGTGACCATATGTAAGCAAAATGTAATcgtttttttcttatgttactaacaaaacgtaataatttattgtttcaggcATAAATTGTTGGAATCCATCTTTCGATGTCACGCCAGCTGCATTAATAACTGGAATTATCACTGAAAAAGGTGTCTTTGCACCCGACAAATTAAGCGAAATCGATtccaaataacataattattgtatttatttttgccaaACTTACAGCatccattaatttaaaattattcgaaatattataagtaggtcGTATCCAATACATAGCTATGTTTTTATAAGATTGTTATACTGTTTATTGTTATAATCGCatgtaagaataaaattattgtaaaaaaatattttagtttttatttaggaTCTATGCATACTGCATACTACGTAATATTTCGAATTGTTAAATTTTGTATGCGGAGACCCTCGAAACGACGCAAACTAAGTAACTGTTTTGTATTGAGAACACCCTTTAGTGTTTGAACAACTCAGCGCAGTGTTCAAGaattcaatacaataaaaacgtctacagcaatttattttataattgatgCGTAATGAACCTATGAAAATGGAAGATTGCTTGTAATCAAATCGAGTTTGCTTTGTCCCTAAACATAGCTAACGGCCAAGACCAAAAATCTGAAAAAACTAATCATACATAAGTTCTTAGTACCAATTTGGTGAGACAATCGACGAAGTTCCCTATATTGGCGTAGCGTGATTTAGTGGTGCAATGGACGTATGTTCACCAAAGCAATAGTTTAATATTCGTATGACAATATGAACAATAATATGACCTTTTAGTACCTATCTAGGCTCGACAGCTACCATTACTAAAATGTACTGTGTTCCACAGTACTAAAATGAAAAAGCCTTATTAATGTCAACATACTGAACCTCTTTTactaaactttataattaaattaatgcaCAATATTGACTTCTATCATGGCCTAACGTGTGCAGTGGGCTAATAGAGGTTTTGTACAATAGCTATTCATACTATGTGctaaaaatgctaaaatatataaatttatggTAACAATAGAATTTTCGTAATTCAAAAAAGCTATAATATTTAGTGATGCCTTTAGCAGTTCCATTACCATAAAAGTCTTTCGGTTTAAAGCATATctactaaaactaaaaagagaatcactaaaatatatttacttttttggacCGATGCAACAATATAACGGCTCCAGCACATtcataaacttataataatataaaatacaaatacatttactaTGTACATTTTTTCATgtattagataatttaaaacgaGAACATTTGGTTTATGAAGTTGCCATATAGAAATTCTGCAGAAACTACCATGTTGTGACTCACGGCTCAAATCGTAAGATGCTAAACACAGAAaagctgataaaaaaaatcaattccaaTATGTCAGGTTGTTGGGCAAGTCgaaaatttagtttatagtttttaattatttaggcTAAGAATAGGACGTTgtgaattaaacaaataaatatggcACAACAATACAACTTGGTGCATTGTTGATGATTCATTTATGTTGCAATGAGGTGGTTCTAAATTTCGTTTCTCTTTTTGTTAGACACGGAAACGGttcttgttgttatttattgtttccatTCAACTTAAATTCGGCAATCTTAATAAGTTAATCATAGTGGTGATAAAAGTGGCAATTGGTtctaagtacaaaaataatttgttgtaatgtaaataaaaaaatattgttagctCGCGCATGCGTTTGTGTCAAAAACAGACAAAGGTTTTGTATGGTTTGGAATCAGCTGTATTTTATGTGCGATGACTTAGTGATACAAAAAGTGTGTGTTTGCAAGCGACAATGTTCAGTGAAATCGGATATATAGTTTTTCTACTTCTTGCTCTACCATACATCGAAAGTGGTAAGTACCTCATAAAGTTATATTCTGCAACCCACTTGCAATAACAGACCAAATAATCTCGCTACCGAAATGTGTCCTAAATGATTTGAATGACTAAGACTTCGGGTACAGTAAGGCATGCTGTCTTAGTGTATTCCTTgctattattttgttgattaccttggaaaactaaaaaaagtaacTATACTTTTTCGCTTGCgtgtttttatttcgttaaaCGAAATAGCcataatgatgataatgatcaTCATCTTAAATCTCTTGCTGGATTCGCCATAATTCTGTGTGTGACTCATAAGATTTTTCTGCAACTTTTTATTCATCTCCATCTGACTGAGTTTCAGACAACAAAGGTGAATGTTCCATAAAATTGGAAATCAATGACCACACAAAAGCATTGGCTGTATAATGTCACACAATAAATACTACTGTACATAATGTGAATAGTTTACTATACAAAGTAActgtattgtttattatttacatactcATTCATTGGTAACAAACAGTATGTCCTATGTTTGTAAATTGTAGTGAGAAATTCTGATTCTCATATACAAAGTAGGTATATGTTTATCTCATAAAGTTGTAACCagtataatttagttttttctaaTGAGAGGGCAAAAGGCctctttattttcttaattattttgataacattgaACTTCTGGCTGTTGTCAAATGTTCAGTgtcaattaaaaagtaatgattatattatctattcatgttattaaataaaattgcatgatttaatatttttaaacattcatcTTTTCTAAAGCATTCATGCTgtaattgcagttttttttcttttgttttaaactgaaCTAAAAGCCAACATTACTtcaattatatataattttacattaaaacaatttataattatataaaattataggtacataGAGAATTGTGTTATCATTTCAATGTATTTATCCTGGTTAATATAAAGGGAAGTTCATACATAAGCTCAGGTTTTTATTAATAGACTTAGTTATGCAAACTACCTATCTTCAAAACAAATTCTGAAAAATACTGTgagtagataaaataaaatgtttgttatgttatttttgtaagctacctagttttatctatttatttttcatcatctTTAACCATGACCACTAGAGCTATCTCCCAATTTAATAGAGGTGataaaagtacttaaaagtaaaaaagaaataattgtttGCATTACTTATCagtcataaaatgaaaaagaaagaatGCACAGATTATATCTGAATTTAAGTAGTGTATATGGTttcaatcagttttttttttgatgatctaaaacatacaaaaaatactgttttatgcATTAAAAATCTAGCATTAAGGGTTTTAATCCTCATGTGGAGAATGTTTCACCAACATTAAAATCACGGGCACAAAGACCACTCatagaaaagataaataaaaaaatattcttttaaacacACATTTACAAgtaagtacatacatacatgtacaAGTAAGTAATTGATTAGTATAATGtgtttaatctttaattaactatattataaatgaaaggTTATTTTTATCTCTATATTCAAAAAGCTAGATccataatcattttaatttgtcataGACGTACCTTTTGATGGATCACTTATGTTTCTTATTAAGTtctatattaaataagtattaagcAAACAACATTTCCTATTGTTTTGCTGCTTTATTATTCTGTATATATTATGTCAATGTTTTTCCTCAATTAAGCCGTTTTGATATGTGGAAATCAAAGTGCATaacaagataaattatttttatgcatttcttgcattaaataatagaaaaatgtataaattctATATATCATTCAAATGACAAAAAGGAATAGTTTTACATAATGCATAACAAAGTTTTTGTGACATGGTTTTGAGCACActcaataacttaaaaatttgataattatcGTAAGACACTAAGTAATGTCATGAATTTAATAAGCTACTTTTAGCTATAAATTTAAGCACTAAAAGTGTTGCTGTCAGATtaccatttt
This region of Trichoplusia ni isolate ovarian cell line Hi5 chromosome 14, tn1, whole genome shotgun sequence genomic DNA includes:
- the LOC113500626 gene encoding methylthioribose-1-phosphate isomerase gives rise to the protein MSLESIKYTRGSLEILDQLLLPLQTRYVKVKGVEDGWKVINKMQVRGAPAIAIVGCLSLAVELERDNNSDKKIMRQEIEGKLNYLVSARPTAVNIKLAADELINLANTLSADESVTPEDFKERFISRIEGMLIKDIEDNKAIGRYGCEAILKTLEGDGPVRILTHCNTGSLATAGYGTALGVIRSLQETKRLDHVYCTETRPYNQGARLTAYELVHEKIPSTLIVDSVVSALMNTRRISAVVVGADRVAANGDTANKIGTYQIAITAKHHGVPFYVAAPLTSIDMALTSGDKIKIEERPDREMTHVGEHRIAAPGINCWNPSFDVTPAALITGIITEKGVFAPDKLSEIDSK